The following proteins are encoded in a genomic region of Enterocloster clostridioformis:
- the aspS gene encoding aspartate--tRNA(Asn) ligase → MQIHGSIYKVRKMKGFSFVLLRTKRDVVQCVASGNLEIPAEESCVTITAILVAEGRSKTGYELHIKNIKVLSKPHEISPIVINQKIVDTSIENLLDYRPITLRNEKERAIFKLQEGICRGIREFLYNEHFTEVHTPKIVQSGAEGGANIFSLNYFGQEAYLAQSPQFYKQMMVGVFERVFEIAPVFRAEKHDTSRHLNEYTSVDFEMGYINSFEEIMEMETAMLKYTLNYLSEHYKKEIALLDLNLPIIETIPAISFHEAKIKIAEAHNRPVKDWEDFEPEEEKLLSEIIFKETGSEFVFVTHYPSVKRPFYAMDSKEHTNETESFDLLFRGLEITTGGQRIHNYEEQIAKMNKKNMNVQLFESYLMMHKYGMPPHGGLGLGLERFTSTALLKYQ, encoded by the coding sequence ATACAAATTCATGGAAGTATCTACAAAGTTAGAAAAATGAAAGGTTTTTCTTTTGTGTTATTAAGAACAAAAAGAGATGTAGTTCAGTGCGTTGCTTCGGGAAATCTCGAAATACCAGCAGAAGAAAGTTGTGTAACAATTACTGCGATTTTAGTGGCGGAAGGTAGAAGTAAAACAGGATATGAATTGCATATTAAAAATATAAAAGTTTTAAGTAAACCTCATGAAATATCACCAATTGTAATCAACCAAAAAATCGTGGATACTTCTATAGAAAATTTGCTTGACTATAGACCAATCACTTTAAGAAATGAAAAAGAAAGAGCTATTTTTAAATTACAGGAAGGCATTTGCAGGGGGATTAGAGAATTCCTTTATAATGAACATTTTACAGAAGTTCATACGCCTAAGATCGTGCAGTCAGGAGCAGAAGGAGGCGCCAATATATTTTCTTTAAACTATTTTGGACAAGAGGCATATTTGGCTCAAAGCCCTCAGTTTTATAAGCAGATGATGGTAGGCGTGTTTGAACGTGTATTTGAAATTGCACCAGTGTTCCGAGCTGAGAAACATGATACATCAAGACATTTGAACGAATATACCAGCGTGGATTTTGAAATGGGCTATATAAATAGTTTTGAGGAAATTATGGAAATGGAAACTGCAATGCTGAAATATACATTGAATTATTTGTCTGAGCATTATAAAAAGGAAATAGCATTGCTTGATCTTAATTTGCCTATAATTGAGACAATTCCTGCAATTAGTTTTCATGAAGCGAAGATTAAAATAGCTGAGGCTCATAATCGTCCTGTAAAAGATTGGGAAGATTTTGAACCAGAAGAGGAAAAACTTTTATCAGAGATTATTTTTAAAGAAACTGGAAGTGAATTCGTTTTTGTAACACATTATCCGAGTGTAAAGAGACCGTTTTATGCTATGGACAGTAAAGAACATACTAATGAAACAGAAAGTTTCGATTTGCTGTTTAGAGGACTTGAAATTACAACCGGTGGTCAGAGAATCCATAATTATGAAGAACAGATTGCAAAAATGAATAAGAAAAATATGAATGTGCAATTGTTTGAAAGTTATCTTATGATGCATAAATACGGTATGCCGCCACACGGAGGACTTGGACTTGGCTTGGAACGTTTCACTAGTACAGCATTGCTTAAATATCAGTGA
- a CDS encoding DUF6431 domain-containing protein, producing the protein MIIVSEYTESDKGDGVITIHCNENCICPICRSPVSHRDWKPRIMKLDGGQVVWLMIERRRCDNEGCRRLHSLLPDKLVPYKHYGSDLIAAVLDGDIMPEDTMNEDYPCDETIRRWHHWLMANFSRTEGYCRQAMSLLRNPGLAGAAILETIRKSCDRWLPAVLRMVYNSGGFLVSV; encoded by the coding sequence ATGATTATTGTATCAGAGTACACGGAATCTGACAAGGGGGATGGCGTAATTACTATCCATTGTAACGAAAATTGTATATGCCCCATATGCCGGTCCCCTGTCAGCCACCGTGACTGGAAACCACGAATCATGAAGCTGGATGGCGGACAGGTGGTGTGGCTGATGATTGAGCGGAGACGGTGTGACAATGAGGGCTGCCGGAGGCTTCACAGTCTTCTCCCTGATAAGCTCGTCCCTTATAAGCATTATGGCTCCGACCTTATCGCTGCCGTGCTGGATGGTGATATCATGCCGGAGGATACCATGAACGAGGATTATCCTTGTGATGAAACCATACGGCGGTGGCACCACTGGCTTATGGCAAACTTCTCCCGGACAGAAGGTTACTGTCGGCAGGCTATGAGCCTCTTAAGGAATCCCGGACTGGCCGGCGCGGCCATTTTGGAAACAATTAGGAAATCCTGTGACAGGTGGCTTCCCGCTGTCCTGCGCATGGTCTATAACTCAGGCGGTTTCCTGGTATCCGTCTGA
- a CDS encoding transposase, with protein sequence MVSTDEMTGVQALEHKYPDKLPLPGQCAKMEFEYIRHGTTSLIGFFDVATGRMEMPYLNSTRTEEDFVEAVKALVRTDPQAPWTFICDGLNTHKSETLVRYVAEACALGVELGKKGKTGILKSMESRADFLHDPSHRIRFVYTPKHSSWMNQIEIWFGIINRKLLKRKSCLSIEELEASILRFIEQYNLTAHPFKWTYAGIPLVI encoded by the coding sequence ATTGTTTCCACGGATGAAATGACCGGGGTACAAGCGCTGGAACATAAATATCCTGACAAGCTCCCATTACCCGGCCAGTGCGCCAAAATGGAGTTTGAGTATATCCGCCATGGCACGACCAGCCTCATCGGGTTCTTTGATGTTGCAACGGGCCGTATGGAAATGCCGTATTTAAACTCCACACGCACAGAAGAGGATTTTGTGGAAGCCGTGAAAGCATTGGTAAGGACAGACCCGCAAGCCCCATGGACATTTATATGCGATGGCCTAAACACCCATAAGTCGGAAACCCTTGTCCGCTATGTGGCAGAAGCCTGTGCCCTTGGCGTGGAACTGGGCAAAAAAGGGAAAACAGGGATCCTTAAAAGTATGGAAAGCCGGGCGGATTTCCTGCATGACCCTTCCCACCGGATCCGCTTTGTCTATACTCCGAAACACAGTTCCTGGATGAACCAGATTGAGATATGGTTTGGCATCATTAACCGGAAGCTGCTGAAGCGGAAAAGCTGCCTATCAATAGAAGAACTGGAAGCAAGCATCCTGCGCTTTATTGAACAATACAATCTTACAGCACACCCATTTAAGTGGACATATGCCGGGATACCATTAGTAATTTAA
- a CDS encoding ExeA family protein, which yields MYKAFYEMQRLPFVRDIPSGMLYESPAMADTLGRLSYVADRQLFAVVTADAGCGKSTLVRRFVETLPKEEYIFLYLSDSKLTPRWFYKGMLDQLGVESKFYRGDAKRQLQKEVEIIRGVQGRKVVCILDEAHLLEKETIEEFRFLLNYKFDSMSPMALVLVGQTELWDKLRLQRYAAVRQRIDLSCILPHLDRAQTERYIRSHLAYAGGRQDIFTDKAMDESFRESTGIPRRINRICNGCLMYASQQGKRLTDEHQVRFVLEHEMLGGEA from the coding sequence ATGTATAAAGCTTTTTACGAAATGCAGCGTCTCCCTTTCGTGCGCGATATCCCGTCGGGGATGCTGTATGAGTCACCGGCGATGGCGGACACCCTTGGGCGCCTGTCTTATGTGGCAGACCGCCAGCTGTTCGCCGTGGTGACGGCGGATGCCGGGTGCGGCAAGTCAACGCTGGTGCGCCGTTTTGTGGAGACGCTCCCCAAAGAGGAATATATCTTCCTCTACCTGTCGGACTCCAAACTGACCCCAAGATGGTTCTACAAAGGCATGCTCGACCAGCTGGGCGTGGAATCAAAGTTCTACCGCGGCGATGCCAAGAGGCAGCTTCAGAAGGAGGTGGAGATCATCCGCGGCGTGCAGGGCAGGAAAGTCGTCTGCATCCTGGATGAAGCACACCTTCTGGAAAAAGAGACCATTGAGGAATTCCGCTTCCTGCTGAATTATAAATTCGATTCTATGAGCCCTATGGCACTCGTGCTCGTCGGGCAGACGGAGCTGTGGGATAAACTCCGGCTCCAGCGGTATGCGGCCGTCAGGCAGCGGATTGATTTAAGCTGCATCCTGCCCCATCTTGACCGTGCGCAGACGGAAAGATATATCCGTTCCCACCTTGCGTATGCCGGAGGCAGGCAGGATATCTTTACCGATAAGGCCATGGACGAGAGCTTCCGCGAGTCCACGGGGATCCCAAGGCGCATCAACCGGATCTGTAACGGCTGCCTGATGTACGCCAGCCAGCAGGGAAAGCGTCTCACGGACGAACATCAGGTAAGGTTTGTCCTCGAACATGAGATGCTGGGAGGTGAGGCCTGA
- a CDS encoding DDE-type integrase/transposase/recombinase: MQTIKKDLNGRDNEALSRYTLIAPLLDESLDPAKRSQLREEAASKSGLSERTIFRYLAAYEEKGFEGLKPVVPAQAVVSGRLPDNYRKIVEQAIQLRKEVPRRSVEQIIFILEQEGWAEPGVLKRPTLQRHLYKAGFGTRQMQTYASARESSSKRFCKPNRMMMLQADIKYGCKLPIGKNGAMVQTYLSSAIDDHSRYLVHSRFYDNQEESIVEDTFRNVLLKAGACDAVYFDNGSQYVAKQLKFSLARLGITVRHAKVRSGKSKGKIEKFHQVVDAFLREARIHKVKTLEELNRHWKNYLEEYYHKQPHEGIREYYESLGMPVPPEGITPLQEWNRDCRPLKFLDTSVVAEAFLHHEERLVDKGGCISFQGRKYETKPSLIGFRVEISYDPASPETITIRHKGIEPFTAKPLEMRPFCDKKDPLPISMQETEPDNSRMLEALEKKSAASKKHMADAISFGQYRKDGGSNV; the protein is encoded by the coding sequence ATGCAGACAATCAAAAAAGATTTAAACGGGAGGGATAACGAGGCGCTCTCACGCTACACCTTGATCGCGCCACTGCTTGATGAGAGCCTGGATCCCGCCAAACGCAGCCAGCTGCGGGAAGAAGCAGCCTCAAAGTCAGGCTTATCCGAGCGTACCATCTTCCGGTACCTTGCCGCCTATGAAGAAAAAGGCTTCGAGGGTCTCAAACCCGTCGTGCCGGCTCAGGCGGTTGTCTCCGGGAGGCTGCCGGATAATTACCGGAAGATTGTGGAGCAGGCAATCCAACTGAGGAAGGAAGTACCCAGGCGGAGCGTGGAGCAGATCATCTTCATCCTGGAGCAGGAGGGCTGGGCGGAGCCGGGCGTACTCAAGCGCCCTACCCTGCAGCGTCACCTTTATAAAGCCGGTTTCGGCACGAGACAGATGCAGACATACGCAAGCGCACGCGAAAGCTCGTCCAAACGTTTCTGCAAGCCCAACAGGATGATGATGCTGCAGGCTGATATCAAGTATGGGTGTAAGCTCCCCATAGGGAAAAACGGGGCGATGGTGCAGACATATCTGTCCTCCGCCATCGATGACCACTCCAGATACCTGGTCCATTCCCGGTTTTATGACAACCAGGAGGAAAGCATCGTGGAGGATACCTTCCGGAACGTCCTCTTGAAGGCCGGGGCTTGTGATGCCGTATACTTTGACAACGGTTCGCAGTATGTGGCAAAACAGCTGAAATTCTCCCTTGCCAGACTTGGGATTACGGTTCGGCACGCAAAAGTCCGCAGCGGAAAATCAAAGGGGAAAATAGAAAAATTCCATCAGGTGGTCGATGCTTTTCTCAGGGAGGCCCGGATCCATAAGGTCAAAACACTGGAAGAGCTTAACCGGCACTGGAAAAACTACCTGGAGGAATACTACCATAAGCAGCCGCACGAGGGCATCCGGGAGTATTATGAGAGCCTTGGCATGCCCGTCCCACCAGAAGGGATCACCCCTCTCCAGGAGTGGAACCGGGACTGCCGGCCTTTAAAGTTCCTGGATACATCCGTAGTGGCGGAAGCGTTCCTCCATCATGAAGAACGCCTTGTTGACAAGGGCGGCTGTATCAGCTTTCAGGGCCGCAAATATGAGACAAAACCGTCCCTTATCGGTTTCCGGGTGGAGATTTCCTATGACCCTGCTTCGCCGGAAACCATCACGATCCGCCATAAAGGGATTGAACCGTTTACCGCAAAGCCGCTCGAAATGAGGCCGTTTTGTGATAAAAAAGACCCCCTGCCGATTTCCATGCAGGAAACGGAGCCGGATAATTCCCGTATGCTGGAGGCGCTGGAAAAGAAGAGCGCAGCATCCAAAAAGCACATGGCAGATGCCATCTCTTTCGGACAGTACAGGAAGGATGGTGGCAGCAATGTATAA